The Carassius gibelio isolate Cgi1373 ecotype wild population from Czech Republic chromosome B19, carGib1.2-hapl.c, whole genome shotgun sequence genomic interval AgcgcagtaatatcatcactcctgaaaactccTCACTTTGGTTGTATTGCGCAAggtagagggagagggagaggaggaAGGGGAGTTTTTatgagtgatgatattacagcaCCGAGGTCGAAGTGGTGCGAACTGCGAAGTGCTCTTCCGCCATACATAGTCATAATTTTTATCCACTTAGGAAATATCTTATTTATCCTCTtaggatcctaaggaatgaatggtgctaagctaaacgctaGCATAGTGGTGCCACTTGCTACAGTGTTTCAGTACACGCACTGAGAtgggagaggtatgtatcaactctaTGGTATTGGGTAGAAAATtagattataaatacattttataaataaaacaagcattttaataaattatgatgAAATTGGGGGGATAGGAGAAGAGTCTTTTAAAAGTAGAACCAAGAACTAAGAGTAGAAATTAGCAGCCATTTTCCTATGTCTATTGGGAACTCCAGTGAAAGGGTGAGCTGGAGCTGCAGCTGTAGCGTGAAGTGATTCCCTTTGCTTCAAGTCTGTCTCCATTTCATAACATGCTGCCGCTTGTCTTAACTGCCCTTCTTCAGCGGGTTCAGTGATTTTCTCCTGATCACCGTTGGGATGAAACCTTTTGTAGTATATAATTTTCACTAGTATTCCAATGACGTACAAACCTAGTAGTGTCGGGATCACCATATAAGGATTTAAAGAGCTCCAGCAGCCTGCATACTCAAACACCTTCCAGCACCAGAAGCCCAGCAGCATCACTGTGTCCAAACCCATGAAACTATAATAGAGAATAGTCTTTGATTTTATGCTTCCTGTTGATATGTTAAACCAGCAGAAATACCAGATGAGTCCAACAGTAGCTCTGAAGAGCCATTCCCAACCACTATGTTCCATGAAATTAGTTTTCTGGCTCCAGGCCACTAAAACCAGCAGCATCCACAACGACAGGAAGTGAGCTATGATGAAGCATGGTAATACACTGGAGAAGAGTGCCAGAGCAGTCACACGGGGAATAATCACCAACAAGTTCCACAGGAAGTAGACGCCAGTGGAGATCCAACTCATCTTGCATTTTTCAGGAAGAAAGGCACGCATGCAGCGGTGGTACATAGCAACGCTACTAGCAATTGCAGCAGCTGATGTAAGGATTTTTAAAcctgaaacaaaaaaacattgcatgttaTAAAACAATATCACATATTGCAATAATTCTGTTCTTCAAAATAATAACAGCTAGCAATAAGGGCTTTCAAAACTCTGCTTTGTGAAGCTCTGAAACCTTTGATTCATTTGAAATGAATAATTTGTTTTGAACCAGAGATTTGGCTGTGAATGTGCCAAAAATCATGTCTGTACTTATTTTTGCTAACttcttttcagtttttaaatgtttctgaacCAGTGTTTATATTTCACCTGATCTcagatcagttttattttaaggcatttttcatgacagattttttacagtaaaaaagaaagagttaatattattattgttctgaTTAACTCTATAAAAGAAGCAAAACAAGCGCTACAAattaatttctgtcatgacaactggAGAGTTTATCATTATAATATAAAtggcaatgttaatgtgtttggtcttggcgtTACAGATCTTCTACACTGCTGTggcaaaataagaaacaaaacttgctactgccaatacatccacagatATGATGCTGTGAACATGTAGGAAataccaacgctatctcacgaccaatttgtacgtattttacgaggtggcttattcgtacaattattttaatgatctaagcaAATGGTCTAAAGTGCACAGTGCAGGTGCaatcagggcatgtccaaatccacttatGCTAGTTTAACGACGGTAAAACAGTTTGCACACCCAGcacatggtctaaatgggttgtccctattctcttaatgagtaatgggtgtttttgggTCTCATCTCCCATCCCCTTTAAAAGCCAGTTGCGTTCGTGCCATGGAGGGTTCGCTATTTACATTgcgaaatgtaatatttaattgtttgtaaacatttaaaaaaatgtttgtgagcTGCTGCACGTCCCTATGTGTATAATAAGCAAAGTGTATGCATGTTGTGCACCTGTAGGCGCATATTACTAATGccctctttaaataacaaagataaaatattgtgaaaaactttagaacaggtttgagttggtctatggcgcagtcttttttcagttcctcaaaatagcaatgtGCCAACAATGCACCTTTTTTAGACTAGCACAcccatgggcacacaaatgggcacaaatgcatttgctatttaaacaacggGGTGCAGGATTGGAAAATGAGAACTGCgtcaggctgaaactagcaaaaacacttgggTGTATGAAAGGGACCTTCATATATGGTATCATatgattttaattgcatttaatagattacactatagataaaacatttgaaaatggttaaaaagTTGTATGTTTGAGCTGAATTTTGGGTGGTGTTTCAGCTGCTTCAAAACAGTGAATAATTTTCTGAAGCTTCGATAAATTCAAAGTTCTGAAAAGCTTTATTTCTCCATCACTAGAGATTCTGAGCAAAACAAAAGAGCAATTCGTTAGTCAaccgatgacagaattttccattATGGCTTAATCATTGCTTTAAGTGGTTTAGAGACACATAAGAATTATGAGCTGAAAAAAAGTAGGTGCTCTGGATTTGAAACAGACCTGTAATAATCTCCAACTCTCGTCTCTGTAGGATTATAGACATCATGAGTATGAGCTGTGGGGCGCTTTCAGAAAATGTCTCAAATAGACGAAGCATCTGAAGATCATGGTTCAGGTACACAGCTACACCCTCTGTGAAACTGTTAGTGTGCCGAAGAAAATGTGTTGTGGAAATCTCTATCACCCCAGCATACCTGTGAACACAATGTGGCAATTAATACAACATAAAATTCAATAAACAAAAGTGAGGCCACAGTTTATTTAGACGTGGAAACAGTTTGAGTGTTCCTATACCAGTTCTCAATCACATCTATTGAGTTTGTCTTTAAATGATAACCCAAATTAGCTGTTCACACAAAATAGCTCTATTTAATTCTGAATTAAGTTGatattgaagggatagttcaccaaaaaaatgaaaGTTCCACCATCTACTCACCTTAATGCCATTCCAAAACCAAAAGTGTCATGAAATACAAAgtgtcttttaaataaaataaaaaaatgtgtttgtgtgacaaaAGACAATTAAACTCATTGGTTCTCCTACATCAAGCATGCATATTTGAGCTCCCATTTGCCATATTTGATTATACATGctgaattaaattatatacagTGATTGTGTCTCTTAAGAAAGAATTGATTAAACTCCTTAATTCATATAGCTTATGTTTACAATGTCCTTATTAACATACTGACGTATCAAAGTTTTGGGTGAAAGGCTTtatgaaaaatttattaatttgtgctttgaagatgaacaaaagagTTTAGAAAGACATGAGTAACAGTTGACAGAGTTTGGGTGAATGATGCCTTTCGGTTTCTTCATCAATCTCATTTAGCATTACTCTTGTGAAACAGAAGTGTGCTTAATGTGCACTTGCAATGTCGATAATTCAAGATGTAAAAgttaaccatatttcaaacacACATTAAAGACATTATGCCCATAAAAAGCACTCTAGTTCAACTAATTGGATTTACATTGTTGTTACGTATTTTTTGAAAGTGTCAAAACTGTTCTCTAAGCTGAAAATGCTGAAAGTTTATTTGTCACAACTGTTTGCTGTAACATCAGAACAAGATTGCATGTCTGCCAAATGTACTAACTCACCCAGAATATAGAATTGATGCCTAGTGATAGTGTCTTGGTCATGTTTTTGTCATTGTGTGAGagacacatttattaaaatgtttagggTTTTTTTCACCATGTTATGAAACAATGAAATGTTatatttacataacatttatatatttatataaatgttatattataattttatttcatgttttttttttatatattcaattgTTTTTTCTACTTCTATGTTGACAGACTGCTTTCTGTTCTATTGTTCTAAAAAAGAATGTCACTTTTGTTTATTACCTGGTATTTTAAATGACATATTTCAAcagtacataaaaatatattgggaaaaatcaatcaatttatataaattaaattaaattaaatttatataatataaatttaatttatgcagacgcttttatccaaagcgacttacggtgcattcatgctatcaatttttacctatcatgtgttcccggggaatcgaacccccaaccttgcgcttgcttgttTGCTAACGCAATGCGTTACCAGTTGAGCTataggaacactatatatatagaaatatagaaatttAGAAATATAAACTATTGACCATTGcctatttattttatacagtttattGTTGTACCCCTACACCAACACCACACATTTCTTATATCTACCTATTGTCAGGggcacaactggacacagatgcaggttattGTGTGggaccaatttattcaaaaatacaaaaagaaaaaacttcctccaatgaacataaacaggccgggaaataagGAAGAATGTCCAACAGGAAAATAAGAGACTTCAGTGTCCTTGcaaaaacacccggcagggggcgcccaACGGCGCGGCCGTGATGAgagcggagaggggaggaagccacGAGAGAGTCAGCGACAGTGCAAACAAAACTCTTCTGAAAAATGCCggtgcccggtctaggaaatAAGGGAGTGGAAAAATAGAAAAGCAAACAAAACCAATAGCAGCAAACAATGGCACGACAGAACAAGGCTCGACAGGATCAGACAAGGTGGTTACACGGGGATTATTGACGAACAGCGATCTGGCACCGATAGGtgcgacagacgggaataaatagagcaagagatgaacagacattgaattcaggtgagcggagtcaaacaattagaagcggaaactgtggtgatgagggggagggaggaacgccaaagataggtgcacgacgaacgatcaaaaccaaaacaaaacaccatgtgcataCGAAACGCAGACATAAAcagaaacacacccacacaccaaagaacggggtgatcagacagtggacatgacagtaccccccctccgacggacgccaccaggcgccgcaggaaggggctcaccttgtcgccggtagaagtcctcgacaagtgtccgatccaagatgtcccgggccgggacccagctcctctcctctgggccatagccctcccagtccacaagatattgaaagccccgacccctacgtcggacatctagcaacttccgcaccgtatagaccgggtagccatccactagacgggggggagggggggttggggCAGATGGAACAAGAGGGGAGTAGAACACAGGTTTAACCCTGGAAACATTGAAAACAGGGTGCACCCGACCAAGCgtggtagggagcttgagctgcaccgccgccggactcaggaccttcgtgatccggtatgggccaatgaacctgggtgccaacttgcgtgaggctaccctgagaggcaggtccttggtggagagccataccctttgaccacacacatagcgggGAGCAGGAGTTCGGTGACGGTCGGCCGCTGCTTTAGTCCGCCTATTAGCCTGGGCCAAGGCCGCCTTGGCCCTCTTCCAGGTGCGTCGACACCGTCGGACAAAGGCCAAAGCAGACGGGACCGCAGCCTCGGGTTCCTGTGTGGGAAACCAGGGAGGTTGATAACCGacagaacactggaatggggacatacctgtggcagaaacaggaagggagttatgggcgtattctacccaggacagctgttgacaccaggagccgggattgtgggatgccaggcagcgaagagtacgttccaaatcctggtttgcccgctcggactgcccgttggtctggggatggaatcctgaagacagactcgtagaggccccgatctgccgacagaactccctccaaaaccgagagacaaactggggacccctatcagagacCACGTTGACCGGAAGGCCATGAATCCGGAATACATGATCAACCATCACCTGAGCAGTCTCTTTGGCTGAGGGGAGCTTGGGAAGGGGAATGAAATGGGCCGCTTTAGAGAAACGGTCCACCACCGTAAGAATGACGGTGTTACCCTTGGATTCTGGAaggccagtgacaaaatcaagggccaaatgtgaccaggggcgggaagggatgggcaatgggtggagcagaccaacgggaggcgcattggaagtcttgttctgagcgcacaccgagcaggcagccacgaactgcctgacatccttggccatggatggccaccagaatcgctgacggatggcagccagcgacctccggactcctggatgacagactagcctggacgagtgaccccactggatgaCTTCAGAGCGCAACTTGGTGGGAACAAACAGACTACCCGCTGGGCCCCCCTTCGGCATAGGCCCCTTAAGTAGGGCCCCCTTTACTCGTCTCTCGATGTCCCAAGAGAGGGATGCCACCACCACCCCTTTGGGCAAGATAGTGTCTGCTGACTCCCCTCCCCCAGGAGCCTCGAAGAGACGAGAAAGAGCATCGGGCTTAACATTCTTTGACCCGGGCCTGTAGGACAGTGTGAAATTGAACTGGCcaaagaagagggcccagcgagcctgtTGGGAGGTCAGCCTCCTGGCCGAACGGACATACTCAAGGTttttgtgatccgtccagaccaggaagggctgagccgcgccctccaaccagtgacgccactcccccaaagccagtctgaccgccaacaactcccgattacctatgtcgtaattccgttctgggggactcaggcGGTGAGAGAAGAAGGCGCAGGGATGCACCTTTCCATCCTCGTGCGACTGCTGAGATAGGACCGCGCCCACTCCGACATCggaggcatccacctcaacaatgaattgacgttcagggtctggaatagacaagacaggagcagagataaaacgggactttaatctatcaaaggcctcctatgccccagtattccacttgaacggtaccttgggagaggtgagtgccgttaaaggtgcagcaatctgaccGAAGTTCCGGATGAACCGCCGATAGAAGTTGGCGAATCCCAGGAACCGCTGCAGAGCTTTACGAGAGTCAGGAGCTGGCCACTCGGCAACGGCCCTTACCTTACAGGGGTCGGCTTTGATCTCCCCCGCAGAAACAACGAACCCCAGGAATGGAACCGACTGGGCGTGGaagacgcacttctccgccttaacatagagctggttctccagcagccgttgtaacacctggcgaacatgctgagtgtgtacctgcagagatggggaaaatatcaagatatcatcaagatacacgaagacaaagcgattcaccatgtctctcaacacgtcattaaccagggcctggaagacagctggggcattggtCAGACCGAATAGTAGGACCCGGTACTCAAAGTGTCCCGTGGGTgtgttgaaagctgtcttccactcatccccctcacgtatgcGAATAAGGTGATAGGCATTCCGAAGGTCTAGcttggtgaagaccttggctccctgcaataactcaaaggcagatgacataagaggcaaggggtacctgtttttaatagtgatgtcattcaggcctcgataatctatacaaggacgcaaggagccgtccttcttcttgacaaagaagaacccagcacctgcaggagatgaagagggtcggatgaggccggctttgagggattcattaatatatttgtccatggcctctctttcaggacctgaaagggaaaacaagtgacccttgggcggagaagtgcctgggaggagctcaatggcacaatcataaggGCGATGTGGAGGTAAggaggtggcccgggacttactaaacacctggcacaggtcgtggtactccaccgggacccccttcaaatccgccgcctccacctgcaagacaggacacacagacacaggaaaagaggcagcacCCAGACACGACGAGAGACAAAACTTACTCCAAGACAGGACAGAGTTGTTGGACCAATCCACGTGAGGGCCATgttgcaccaaccacgggtgccCCAGAACTATGGGAGCACTCGGGGATTCAAGAAGGTACAGCGTGGTCACCTCATGGTGATTGCCCGAGACTGTAAGATTGACAGGGGGAGTGGCATAGGAGACAGTGGTTATTAAAGTGCCATTCAATGAACGGGCAGGAATAGGTTCGGGAAGAGGAATAGAAGGAATTCCCCAACGGGTGGCTAGAGAGAGGTCCATAAAGTTGCCCTCAGCTCCCGAGTCAACCAGTGCTGTACAGGAGTTAAGGACATCACCAAACTGAAGAGAGACAGGAAGGAGAGTGCGAGAGGAGGGGGAATGTAATAAAGGGGTAGCGCTCACCAGGATCCCCCTCTTTACTGGTGAGCCTTGACTTTTAGTGGACAGCCCACTGCGAAGTGACCTGATTTGCCACAATATAGACATAGTCCCAGGGCGAGGCGTTGCTGCTTTTGTTGAGGAGTGAGCCGAAGGCGCCCCACCTGCATAGACTCAGGCTCAGTGGTTTCCGTGGGGGAGACAGATGACGACTCCTCAGTCCTCCAGGGTACACGAACTGCCAGGCGCTGACGACGGCGGTGAAGGCGACCCTCGATCCGCAATGCCATTTTAACAAGATCATCAAAGTCACGTGGCAGGTCCTGAGTGGCCAgctcatcctggatgtcatcCTCTAGCCCAGCACGGAACATAGCTCGACAGGCCCCCTCATTCCAATCACAGGTCGCTGCAAGCGTCTTAAAATGAATGGCATAGTCCGTCACTGAGCGACCCGCCTGACGGAGCCGTGCTAGCTGGTCAGCGGCTTCCTGACCTCTTGCAGAGCGGTCAAATAGTCTCTCCATCTCCTGGCGGAAATCTTTAAAAGAAGCACAACAGGGAGCCTTAGTCTCCCAGACGGAGGTTCCCCAGTCTCTGGCCTTGCCGGTCAGAAGAGTCAAAACAAAAGCCACTTTGGACATCTCAAGTGCGTATGTGCGTGGCTGCAAGGCAAACACCACAGAGCACTGGGACAAGAAGGCCCGGCAGGAATTGGGGTCCCCATCATAGGGCGGTGGGTTATTGCATCGGGGCTCGGGCTCATGGCGAGAAAGGTGGTGAACTGCACCACCCTGAGCAGCCTCTCGTTGCAGCTCTTGGATCCGGCTGGTCAGCTCAGCCACTTGGTTGGCTAAAAACTCCACCTCCCTTGTGGTATTCGTGAGTCTGGCTTCATGTTGGCCCAAAAGAGCACCCTGCTGGGTGACTGCGGTTCTGACAGAGTCTGTACCTGCTGTGTCCATCTtggccagatcgttctgtcaggggcacaactggacacagatgcaggttattGTGTGggaccaatttattcaaaaatacaaaaagaaaaaacttcctccaatgaacataaacaggccgggaaataagGAAGAATGTCCAACAGGAAAATAAGAGACTTCAGTGTCCTTGcaaaaacacccggcagggggcgcccaACGGCGCGGCCGCGATGAGAGCGGATAGGGGAGGAAGCCACGAGAGAGTCAGCGACAGTGCAAACAAAACTCTTCTGAAAAATGCCggtgcccggtctaggaaatAAGGGAGTGGAAAAATAGAAAAGCAAACAAAACCAATAGCAGCAAACAATGGCACGACAGAACAAGGCTCGACAGGATCAGACAAGATGGTTACACGGGGATTATTGACGAACAGCGATCTGGCACCGATAGGtgcgacagacgggaataaatagagcaagagatgaacagacattgaattcaggtgagcggagtcaaacaattagaagcggaaactgtggtgatgagggggagggaggaacgccaaagataggtgcacgacgaacgatcaaaaccaaaacaaaacaccatgtgcataCGAAACGCAGACATAAAcagaaacacacccacacaccaaagaacggggtgatcagacagtgGACATGACACCTATTGCTCTTCCACAACAAGCATCTGTGAATTTTCAGTGTACATGTGCCACTGTTCCACATTTCTACAGATAAATGTactgtttaaatatatatgtattgctGCTGCTGTTTAGGGTTGTGACATTGCTCATTGTTCAAAAATATTAGTGATCAATAAAAAAACGATaataatcacacacaaaaaaaaatggcagTGATTGTGCTAGACAAActcaatatacaggtgcatctcgatACATTAGAATGTcgtagaaaagttcatttatttcagtaattcaaataaaattgtgaaactcgtgcattaaataaattcaatggacacagactgaagtagtttaagcctttggttcttttaattgagaTAATTTGGCACaaattcacattcacatttaacaaaaacccaccaattcactatctcaacaaatcagctaatcaactcaaaacacctgcaagggTTTCTTAAGCTTTAAAAATGGTCTTTCAGTTTGGTTTACTAGTTGTTCACTTTCAGAtgatagcaagttttgtatttcatttgtaaaCCATGGTCCTAGTCTTTATGACGGgtagagaagctcatagcccaagttgcttgaagtacagtgttaagtttccacagtctgtgatgatttggggtgcaatgtcatctgctggtgttggtccattgtgttttttgaaaaccaaagtcactgcatccatttaccaagaaatcttggagcacttcattcttctttctgctgaccagctttttgtagatgctcatttcattttccagaaggatttggctcctgcccacactgccaaaagcaccaaaagttggttaaatgacaatgttgttggtgtgcttgactgggatgagaaacaagagaccaaacaatgcagatgagctgaaggccactgtcaaagaaacctgggcttcaggaccacctcagcagtgacacaaactgatcacctccatgccacgctgaattgaggcagtaattaaagcgaaaggagcccctaccaagtattgagtacatgtacagtaaatgaacgtACATTCCAggaatttttcattattattattattattggacttATGAAGTActataatttgttgagattgggtttttgtaaaatgtgagcCAAAGTCATCACAAATGaaaaaccaaagacttaaactacttcagtctgtgtgcattgaatttatttaatacacaagtttcacaatttgagttgaattactgaaataaaggaaATTTTCTATGACAttaaaatttattgagatgcacatgtATATACTTCCAAACTTGGTTGACTGTCAAGACTGTGATTCTGTTTCattaaggctgatttatacttctgcatcagACCTACGATGTGGCCTTAATGGCGTAGGCTATGTGTCCGTTTTAATTTCTACTTCTGCATCCTTGTCTACGTCGACATGCTGTACACATGCAAACCACTATAAGAAGTGTCCACGGGCATTGCTTATGTAACCCGCAGACCACAGCAAAAGCCTAAGAAGAAGCGGCTCGTTAAAGAAGCATTATAGCCCTGACAGcggcaaataaatataaaataattaaatcattatttaaagctACAAAAAGGAGACAACAACGGAACAGGAAAAGATGGCATTCTTTCAGTCTCCACAAGGATTGTACCATGGTAGATCAACACTGTCTGTCGCGGACATCTACTGATGTATAATGCAGTgtagtataataaattaaaagacacttgttctttgcttcattttaatttatataagaagataattaacattaaaataaaataatcaggcTATAGCGTAGGTTCGATgtagaagtataaatcagcctttacaATGGCGTGTAGGTCTGCAAAGGGGAAGACATTTTCTGGTAAATTTCCAGATTAGTTTCACATGGAAATGGACTAAATATTTCCAAATGTTtccaaaaatactggaaaacttccaaatattttggaaattttCTGCCCCTTTTCAACCTTAATGGCAAGCCATTTGCCAGTTTAGCAGACATGAAAACCATTCCATGTCAGATATTTATAGAATATATTAGACACACGTCTGACAGATTTTGATAACTGAATGGATCATCTTGCATGTGATGGTTCACACAATGAAAGAATGTGTAGAAGTTGTGAAGAGAGATTGAAAGTTTCACTGTTAATCAACAAATTAGTTATTGTGTATTATTTTTCACAAGAGTATTCAAGGAAAATTGAGAAGCAAATCTGTCACAGACCTGAGGTAGACTCCGAGCTGCAGGAAGTGAAATGTTTTGATCAATAAATGC includes:
- the LOC127978840 gene encoding XK-related protein 8 isoform X1 → MEESFQFHYSLLDYLFTLVGLLLFLLDIALDVWTVVSFYKNGAYVYMAVMIFLLLGSSVLLQVFSWLWYSDYLDNIETKVEKFAKKHLLIKTFHFLQLGVYLRYAGVIEISTTHFLRHTNSFTEGVAVYLNHDLQMLRLFETFSESAPQLILMMSIILQRRELEIITGLKILTSAAAIASSVAMYHRCMRAFLPEKCKMSWISTGVYFLWNLLVIIPRVTALALFSSVLPCFIIAHFLSLWMLLVLVAWSQKTNFMEHSGWEWLFRATVGLIWYFCWFNISTGSIKSKTILYYSFMGLDTVMLLGFWCWKVFEYAGCWSSLNPYMVIPTLLGLYVIGILVKIIYYKRFHPNGDQEKITEPAEEGQLRQAAACYEMETDLKQRESLHATAAAPAHPFTGVPNRHRKMAANFYS
- the LOC127978840 gene encoding XK-related protein 8 isoform X2 codes for the protein MEESFQFHYSLLDYLFTLVGLLLFLLDIALDVWTVVSFYKNGAYVYMAVMIFLLLGSSVLLQVFSWLWYSDYLDNIETKVEKFAKKHLLIKTFHFLQLGVYLRYAGVIEISTTHFLRHTNSFTEGVAVYLNHDLQMLRLFETFSESAPQLILMMSIILQRRELEIITGLKILTSAAAIASSVAMYHRCMRAFLPEKCKMSWISTGVYFLWNLLVIIPRVTALALFSSVLPCFIIAHFLSLWMLLVLVAWSQKTNFMEHSGWEWLFRATVGLIWYFCWFNISTGSIKSKTILYYSFMGLDTVMLLGFWCWKVFEYAGCWSSLNPYMVIPTLLGLYVIGILVKIIYYTWFHPRMVEPSQGPFRQAATCDADSTDSINLTLEDPAAAPAQPLTGVLKRSRNMVANFYF
- the LOC127978840 gene encoding XK-related protein 8 isoform X6, with product MEESFQFHYSLLDYLFTLVGLLLFLLDIALDVWTVVSFYKNGAYVYMAVMIFLLLGSSVLLQVFSWLWYSDYLDNIETKVEKFAKKHLLIKTFHFLQLGVYLRYAGVIEISTTHFLRHTNSFTEGVAVYLNHDLQMLRLFETFSESAPQLILMMSIILQRRELEIITGLKILTSAAAIASSVAMYHRCMRAFLPEKCKMSWISTGVYFLWNLLVIIPRVTALALFSSVLPCFIIAHFLSLWMLLVLVAWSQKTNFMEHSGWEWLFRATVGLIWYFCWFNISTGSIKSKTILYYSFMGLDTVMLLGFWCWKVFEYAGCWSSLNPYMVIPTLLGLYVIGILVKIMYYTWFHPNGDKEKRAATYDMDSDSSLEDTAAAPAQPLTGVLKRSRNMVANFFF